The following are encoded together in the Pectobacterium punjabense genome:
- a CDS encoding discoidin domain-containing protein — protein sequence MKDINIEINVCDSTGKSTCTVHPPILINPHTCCHSDNGSGQEPGVSGVASVFGRTGVVTAQSGDYTADQITETATRKFVTSDEKAVWNAKQNELISGTTIRTLFGQSLLGSGDLSLTPAQMGAAAVGHTHTTAEITDYTQKTKQLIHSSLEAGTGVTLSYDPANEKTVISATGGGSGSGSSGYVVADRQGATAGQNHVFSISPQNKFNLAAYALKEDAGTVNQTYVVDEFNASSESNYNTTADVIFDGSVNLYRGGVSSLVYDGSNFSHVIPNEGKNISIMSMTSSLIPSMTSDTNLGNYVFGSSGNFIENGFEYKPYVLFDNDPDTNWFSDHRRSPSVSAPIWISIELPEPVVCTGYKITNRVDSQFVNSPNSWVFQGSYDGISWVDLHSIVGNGDNIAGSVRVFEFKNHTAYKIFRMLITEKNGSTVDKYVSLSGFKIFSLSKFIFNFKGKNYSIQGSDLEEIVGDIDSSTIEMKGNYVADIPGVLNFGNDIRVISNEDLKVNISFTPYSQIVISKSLTPLASYSSINSASLVSMQTGNGKVRVAVTRDLVNWHVLRNGVWVDVGALSVDTAGATALIADGMTPTELGAITLAQWAQLFASNNGVPDSLAFAFALDITDPVADVATIDRLALNVNDASSWKVQSPAEVEIRWRTDSVTFRTATAGNYKLAYQVP from the coding sequence ATGAAAGATATTAATATTGAAATCAACGTCTGTGACAGCACAGGTAAATCCACATGTACCGTTCACCCTCCTATCCTGATTAATCCTCACACTTGCTGCCATTCTGATAACGGAAGCGGGCAAGAACCCGGCGTTTCGGGTGTCGCCTCTGTATTCGGGCGGACTGGTGTTGTCACTGCCCAGTCTGGAGATTATACGGCCGATCAGATTACCGAAACGGCCACCAGAAAATTTGTCACATCGGATGAAAAAGCAGTCTGGAATGCGAAGCAGAATGAGTTAATTTCTGGCACTACTATCCGTACGCTCTTTGGCCAGTCATTGTTGGGCAGCGGTGATCTTTCACTAACGCCAGCGCAAATGGGTGCAGCCGCGGTAGGACATACTCATACCACAGCGGAAATCACCGACTACACGCAAAAAACAAAACAGCTCATCCATTCCTCACTGGAAGCAGGAACAGGCGTGACGTTGAGCTATGACCCTGCGAATGAGAAAACGGTAATTAGCGCCACGGGCGGCGGTTCCGGCAGCGGCAGTTCCGGTTATGTTGTCGCAGACAGACAGGGCGCAACGGCAGGACAAAATCACGTGTTCAGCATTAGCCCACAAAATAAATTTAATCTCGCGGCGTATGCGCTGAAAGAAGACGCGGGTACGGTAAATCAGACTTATGTTGTTGATGAGTTTAATGCATCGAGTGAGTCAAATTATAATACAACGGCAGATGTTATTTTTGATGGCTCGGTAAATTTATACCGCGGTGGGGTTTCCTCGCTGGTTTATGATGGTAGTAATTTCAGTCACGTTATCCCTAATGAAGGGAAGAATATAAGTATTATGTCGATGACATCATCATTAATTCCGTCCATGACGTCTGACACTAATCTCGGTAATTATGTATTTGGCTCTAGTGGTAATTTTATAGAAAATGGTTTTGAATATAAACCATATGTTCTATTTGATAATGATCCTGATACTAATTGGTTTTCTGATCACCGTAGATCACCATCAGTGTCAGCGCCAATATGGATTAGTATTGAACTGCCTGAACCAGTAGTATGCACTGGATATAAAATTACAAATAGAGTTGATAGTCAATTCGTGAATTCTCCTAACTCATGGGTTTTTCAGGGGAGTTATGATGGTATTTCTTGGGTTGATTTACATTCTATTGTTGGGAATGGGGATAATATCGCCGGGTCAGTTAGAGTATTTGAGTTTAAAAATCACACAGCATATAAAATTTTTAGGATGCTAATTACTGAAAAGAATGGTTCTACAGTAGATAAATATGTTTCTTTATCTGGCTTTAAGATTTTTTCTTTGAGTAAATTTATATTTAATTTTAAAGGAAAGAACTATTCCATTCAAGGTTCAGATCTAGAGGAAATAGTGGGGGATATAGACAGTTCGACAATTGAGATGAAAGGAAATTATGTTGCTGATATTCCTGGTGTTCTCAATTTTGGAAATGATATAAGAGTTATTTCTAATGAAGACTTAAAGGTAAATATATCGTTTACTCCATATTCTCAAATAGTCATATCTAAATCACTAACACCTTTAGCTAGTTATTCCTCCATCAACTCAGCTAGTCTTGTGTCTATGCAAACTGGCAACGGCAAAGTACGTGTCGCTGTCACGCGAGATCTGGTGAACTGGCATGTCTTGCGGAATGGGGTATGGGTTGATGTTGGTGCGCTGTCAGTAGATACGGCAGGTGCAACGGCGCTGATTGCAGACGGTATGACGCCAACTGAACTCGGCGCAATTACGTTGGCACAGTGGGCGCAACTGTTTGCATCCAACAATGGCGTACCGGACTCACTTGCGTTTGCATTCGCACTTGATATCACCGATCCGGTGGCGGATGTCGCGACCATTGACCGGCTGGCGCTGAACGTCAACGATGCGTCTAGCTGGAAAGTGCAATCCCCTGCGGAAGTGGAAATCCGTTGGCGCACCGACAGCGTGACATTCCGCACCGCTACGGCGGGTAATTACAAACTGGCGTATCAGGTTCCGTAA
- a CDS encoding discoidin domain-containing protein, which yields MKDINIEINVCDSTGKSTCTVHPHTCCHSDNGSGQEPGVSGVASVFGRTGVVTAQSGDYTADQITETATRKFVTSDEKAVWNAKQDELISGTTIRTLFGQSLLGSGDLSLTPAQMGAAAVGHTHTTAEITDYTQKTKQLIHSSLEAGTGVTLSYNPASEKTVISATGGGSGSGSSGYVVADRQGATAGQNHVFSMSPQNKFNLAAYALKEEAGTANQTYIVDEFNASSEPNYNATGAVILDGKMHKFSGEVLRLNKDEDVYSVPVRADGKYINISVAKKSVVPKMTSNTNPLGYVISASDMSRPQFLPYFAFDNDNNLSSNEYDSWGGLNAATVANPHWVRVDLPAPATISSYSFANRTAIYNNGPKDWIFQGSNDGGNTWDNLHVVNNDINNTLGAVRIYRLPSPGTYKSFRLFVTAGCNGNNYLTLKKFNLFQPENVLIGSKGKWYSANNGVLTEVSSADFDSGFINSGWIPDKSISDMLPIKVVGNAQIDLFSSYIPYTQIAIQKSLMPATWPQINSATLTATQTGNGKVRVAVTRDLVNWHVLRNGVWVDVGALSVDTAGATALIADGMTPTELGAITLAQWAQLFASNNGVPDSLAFAFALDITDPVADVATIDRLALNVNDASSWKVQSPAEVEIRWRTDSVTFRTATAGNYKLAYQVP from the coding sequence ATGAAAGATATTAATATTGAAATCAATGTCTGTGACAGCACCGGTAAATCAACATGTACTGTTCATCCTCACACTTGCTGCCATTCTGATAATGGAAGCGGGCAAGAACCCGGTGTTTCTGGTGTCGCCTCTGTATTCGGGCGGACTGGTGTTGTTACTGCCCAGTCTGGAGATTATACGGCCGATCAGATTACCGAAACGGCCACCAGAAAATTTGTCACATCGGATGAAAAAGCAGTCTGGAATGCGAAGCAGGATGAGTTAATTTCTGGCACTACTATCCGTACGCTCTTTGGCCAGTCATTGTTGGGCAGCGGTGATCTTTCACTAACGCCAGCGCAAATGGGGGCAGCCGCGGTAGGACATACTCATACCACAGCGGAAATCACCGACTACACGCAAAAAACAAAACAGCTCATCCATTCCTCACTGGAAGCAGGAACGGGCGTGACGCTGAGCTATAACCCTGCGAGTGAGAAAACAGTAATTAGCGCCACGGGCGGCGGTTCCGGCAGCGGCAGTTCCGGTTATGTTGTCGCAGACCGACAGGGCGCAACGGCAGGACAAAATCACGTGTTCAGCATGAGCCCACAAAATAAATTTAATCTCGCGGCGTATGCGCTGAAAGAAGAAGCGGGTACGGCAAACCAGACTTATATTGTTGATGAGTTTAATGCATCGAGTGAGCCAAATTACAACGCGACTGGTGCGGTTATTTTGGATGGAAAAATGCATAAGTTTTCTGGTGAAGTGCTCAGGCTTAATAAAGATGAGGATGTCTACTCTGTGCCAGTTCGAGCAGATGGAAAATATATTAATATTTCCGTTGCTAAAAAATCTGTTGTTCCGAAGATGACATCAAATACCAATCCACTTGGATATGTTATTAGTGCTAGTGATATGTCCAGACCTCAATTTTTACCTTACTTTGCATTTGATAATGACAATAATTTATCTAGCAATGAATATGACTCTTGGGGCGGGCTAAATGCTGCGACTGTAGCTAATCCTCATTGGGTTAGGGTTGATCTTCCAGCCCCTGCGACAATTTCCAGTTATAGTTTTGCTAACAGGACGGCCATTTATAATAATGGTCCAAAGGACTGGATTTTTCAGGGTTCTAATGATGGTGGCAATACGTGGGATAATTTGCATGTCGTAAATAATGACATCAATAATACGCTTGGTGCTGTTCGTATTTATAGATTGCCATCCCCGGGAACCTATAAAAGTTTCCGGTTGTTTGTTACTGCTGGTTGTAATGGTAATAATTATTTAACATTGAAGAAATTTAACTTATTTCAGCCTGAAAATGTTCTAATTGGTAGCAAGGGTAAATGGTATTCTGCAAATAACGGTGTATTGACTGAGGTATCCTCGGCCGATTTTGATAGCGGCTTCATTAATTCAGGTTGGATACCAGATAAATCAATCTCTGACATGCTACCAATCAAGGTTGTTGGCAATGCTCAAATTGATTTATTTTCGTCGTATATCCCGTATACGCAAATTGCAATTCAAAAATCACTGATGCCCGCCACATGGCCTCAAATCAACTCCGCAACGCTAACAGCAACACAAACTGGCAACGGCAAAGTACGTGTCGCCGTCACGCGAGATCTGGTGAACTGGCATGTCTTGCGCAATGGGGTATGGGTTGATGTTGGTGCGCTGTCAGTAGATACGGCAGGCGCAACGGCGCTGATTGCAGACGGTATGACGCCAACTGAACTCGGCGCAATTACGTTGGCACAGTGGGCGCAACTGTTTGCATCCAACAATGGTGTACCGGACTCACTTGCGTTTGCATTCGCACTTGATATCACCGATCCGGTGGCAGATGTCGCGACCATTGACCGGCTGGCGCTGAACGTCAACGATGCGTCTAGCTGGAAAGTGCAATCCCCTGCGGAAGTGGAAATCCGTTGGCGCACCGACAGCGTGACATTCCGCACCGCGACGGCGGGTAATTACAAACTGGCGTATCAGGTTCCGTAA